One genomic region from Streptomyces sp. NBC_01304 encodes:
- a CDS encoding ArsR/SmtB family transcription factor, with the protein MDEVFKAIADASRRRLLDRLNERTGQSLRELCAGLDMTRQAVSKHLTVLEGAGLVTAVRHGRERLHYLNPVPIQDIADRWIGQYERGRMTALSNLKNALEGTAMAKPEYVYTIYIHTTPEKLWAGLTSPEFLKQYHGGWAPSSDWKVGSKVLWPVEDGGEPQDLGQVVTAAEPGKRLAYTWHTLQPVHQEMFGMSDAEFAEAVKERSKVTFDIEPAEEPEMGLKLTITHDGFTSADSKMLEGVSGGWTMMMSELKTILEKA; encoded by the coding sequence ATGGACGAGGTATTCAAGGCGATCGCGGACGCGAGCCGAAGGCGACTCCTTGACCGGCTGAACGAGCGGACCGGGCAGAGCCTGCGCGAGCTGTGCGCGGGACTGGACATGACCCGGCAGGCGGTGTCCAAGCACCTGACGGTGCTGGAGGGCGCGGGCCTGGTGACTGCGGTCCGGCACGGCCGGGAGCGGCTGCACTACCTCAACCCCGTACCGATTCAAGACATTGCCGACCGCTGGATCGGCCAGTACGAGCGAGGTCGGATGACCGCGCTCAGCAACCTGAAGAACGCCCTGGAAGGAACGGCGATGGCCAAGCCCGAGTACGTCTACACGATCTACATCCACACCACTCCCGAGAAGCTCTGGGCGGGTCTGACCAGCCCAGAATTCCTCAAGCAGTACCACGGCGGCTGGGCGCCCTCCTCGGACTGGAAGGTCGGCTCGAAGGTGCTGTGGCCCGTCGAGGACGGCGGCGAACCGCAGGACCTCGGCCAGGTCGTCACCGCGGCGGAGCCCGGCAAGCGGCTCGCCTACACCTGGCACACGCTGCAGCCGGTGCACCAGGAGATGTTCGGCATGAGCGACGCGGAGTTCGCCGAGGCGGTCAAGGAACGCTCGAAGGTCACTTTCGACATCGAGCCGGCCGAGGAACCGGAGATGGGCCTGAAGCTGACCATCACCCACGACGGCTTCACCTCGGCCGACTCCAAGATGCTCGAGGGCGTCAGCGGCGGCTGGACCATGATGATGTCGGAGCTCAAGACGATCCTCGAGAAGGCTTGA
- a CDS encoding FAD-dependent oxidoreductase: MNTPRTPRIAIIGAGPGGLTCARILQRHGITVTVHDREAGPDARNQGGTLDLHEDNGQIALREAGLLDEFFRLSRPEGQEMRRLNPNGTTLFHHMPEEGECFKPEIDRGDLRDLLLNSLQPGTVRWSHTLRSVDGPEAGPRRLSFADGTTVEADLVIGADGAWSRVRRAISPALPEYTGVSFLEGWFHDVETRHPEIAALVGQGGASAADGERGLFAQRNSGDHIRVYIIQRVPADWITANGLTIKDTGAIRAHLLEQYRDWSPALRRLITDNDGLYVDRPINALSVPHTWDHNPTVTLLGDAAHLMPPLGVGVNLAMLDAGELALAVVNSNSVDDAIRAYEKTMLPRSIEMQQALDHGAEDLLSTELPDFATQDAS; the protein is encoded by the coding sequence ATGAACACCCCCCGCACCCCTCGCATCGCCATCATCGGCGCCGGCCCCGGCGGCCTGACCTGCGCAAGGATCCTCCAGCGCCACGGCATCACCGTCACCGTCCACGACCGGGAAGCCGGCCCCGACGCCCGCAACCAGGGCGGCACCCTGGACCTGCACGAGGACAACGGCCAGATCGCACTGCGCGAAGCCGGACTCCTGGATGAGTTCTTCCGCCTGTCCCGCCCCGAGGGGCAGGAGATGCGCCGGCTGAACCCGAACGGCACGACCCTCTTCCATCACATGCCCGAAGAGGGCGAATGCTTCAAGCCGGAGATCGACCGAGGAGACCTCCGCGACCTCCTCCTGAACTCACTCCAGCCCGGCACCGTCCGTTGGAGTCACACCCTGCGCTCCGTCGACGGCCCCGAAGCCGGCCCCCGCCGGCTGAGCTTCGCCGACGGCACCACCGTCGAAGCCGATCTCGTCATCGGCGCCGACGGTGCCTGGTCCAGGGTCCGCCGCGCCATTTCCCCGGCGCTTCCCGAATACACCGGCGTCAGCTTCCTCGAAGGCTGGTTCCACGACGTCGAAACCCGTCACCCCGAGATCGCCGCCCTCGTCGGCCAGGGCGGCGCCTCCGCAGCCGACGGCGAACGGGGCTTGTTCGCCCAGCGCAACAGCGGCGATCACATCCGGGTCTACATCATCCAGCGCGTACCCGCCGACTGGATCACCGCGAACGGCCTGACCATCAAGGACACCGGCGCCATCCGCGCCCACCTCCTGGAGCAGTACCGCGACTGGTCACCGGCCCTGCGCCGCCTGATCACCGACAACGACGGCCTTTACGTCGACCGCCCCATCAACGCCCTGTCCGTTCCGCACACTTGGGACCACAATCCCACCGTCACCCTCCTCGGCGACGCGGCCCACCTCATGCCCCCGCTCGGTGTCGGTGTCAACCTCGCCATGCTGGACGCCGGCGAGCTCGCCCTCGCCGTGGTCAACAGCAACAGCGTCGACGACGCCATCCGCGCCTACGAGAAGACCATGCTGCCCCGCTCCATCGAAATGCAGCAGGCCCTCGACCATGGCGCCGAGGACCTGCTGTCCACCGAACTTCCCGACTTCGCCACCCAAGACGCTTCCTGA
- a CDS encoding MDR family MFS transporter has protein sequence MSATASLPSAARTAVPKDVRWVLLGVMLAMLLSMLDNMVVSTAMPTIVGDLGGLEHISWVVTAYTLVTAVTTPIWGKFGDLFGRKPTYLASIAVFIVGSALCGTSQSMGALIAFRVVQGIGAGGIGAGAFALIGALVPPRERGKYQGMTASVMAIGTIGGPLLGGFVTGHFDWRWAFYINLPLGLVALVWLWRKLHIPAQRIQAKIDWAGIATLTVAITAIVLAATWAGSTYAWGSWQILSLGATALAGLTLFILVEKRAGEPLLPLSVFTGHRNYPLAMVMILAAGVVMFGAGLYLPLFQQTVQGASATNSGLLMLPMMIPVVIVSTIAGKVMSATGKYKMFPIAGTLFLTAGLGLLATMDTHTSFLLTSLYMVLVGIGLGFTMQMAGTIAQNSVSMRDMGAAMSSVNLFRTLGGSLGVAVFGSLFTRAVQPTLPAGGDTGPNAVRNLTAGAKDAYLGAVTDGTSHIFLTAAIVCALAFIAALFVIEVPLKKAGPPAPADSPESVAVGANN, from the coding sequence ATGTCCGCGACTGCCTCCCTCCCCTCCGCCGCCCGCACAGCCGTGCCGAAAGACGTGCGCTGGGTGCTGCTCGGCGTCATGCTCGCGATGCTGCTGTCGATGCTCGACAACATGGTCGTCAGCACCGCGATGCCCACGATCGTCGGCGACCTCGGCGGCCTGGAACACATCTCCTGGGTCGTCACCGCCTACACACTCGTCACCGCCGTCACCACCCCGATCTGGGGGAAGTTCGGCGATCTCTTCGGTCGCAAGCCCACGTATCTGGCGTCCATCGCCGTGTTCATCGTCGGGTCCGCCCTGTGCGGGACCTCCCAGTCCATGGGCGCGCTGATCGCCTTCCGCGTGGTGCAGGGCATCGGCGCCGGCGGTATCGGCGCGGGCGCCTTCGCCCTGATCGGCGCCCTCGTGCCGCCGCGTGAGCGCGGCAAGTACCAGGGCATGACCGCCTCGGTCATGGCCATCGGCACGATCGGCGGCCCCCTGCTCGGCGGGTTCGTCACCGGCCACTTCGACTGGCGCTGGGCCTTCTACATCAACCTCCCCCTCGGCCTGGTCGCCCTGGTGTGGCTGTGGCGCAAGCTGCACATCCCCGCCCAGCGCATCCAAGCGAAGATCGACTGGGCGGGCATCGCCACACTCACCGTCGCCATCACCGCGATCGTCCTGGCCGCCACCTGGGCCGGCAGCACCTACGCCTGGGGCTCCTGGCAGATCCTGTCCCTCGGCGCCACCGCGCTCGCGGGCCTGACCCTGTTCATCCTGGTCGAGAAGCGCGCCGGCGAGCCGCTCCTGCCGCTGAGCGTCTTCACGGGCCACCGCAACTACCCGCTCGCGATGGTGATGATCCTCGCCGCCGGTGTGGTCATGTTCGGCGCGGGCCTCTACCTGCCGCTGTTCCAACAGACGGTCCAGGGCGCCTCCGCCACCAACTCCGGCCTGCTGATGCTCCCGATGATGATCCCCGTCGTCATCGTCTCGACCATCGCGGGCAAGGTCATGTCCGCCACCGGCAAGTACAAGATGTTCCCCATCGCCGGCACCCTCTTCCTCACCGCCGGGCTCGGCCTGCTGGCCACCATGGACACCCACACCTCGTTCCTGCTGACCAGCCTGTACATGGTCCTCGTCGGCATCGGCCTCGGCTTCACCATGCAGATGGCCGGCACCATCGCCCAGAACAGCGTCTCCATGCGCGACATGGGCGCGGCCATGAGCTCGGTCAACCTCTTCCGCACCCTGGGCGGCTCCCTCGGTGTCGCCGTCTTCGGCTCGCTGTTCACCCGCGCCGTCCAGCCCACTCTGCCTGCCGGCGGTGACACCGGCCCGAACGCCGTGCGGAACCTGACCGCCGGCGCCAAGGACGCCTACCTCGGCGCGGTCACGGACGGCACCAGCCACATCTTCCTCACCGCGGCGATCGTCTGCGCACTCGCCTTCATCGCCGCGCTCTTCGTCATCGAAGTCCCTCTGAAGAAGGCCGGCCCGCCCGCACCCGCCGACAGCCCCGAGAGCGTCGCCGTCGGCGCGAACAACTGA
- a CDS encoding TetR/AcrR family transcriptional regulator, whose translation MPETETSPAPVAPVGRRERKKAATRQAIADAALRLFLERGYDDVGIREIADAADVSTTTLFKHFPVKEALVFDEDADHEAALLAAVRERPEGQSIPAALREHALARRMASAGGDARFTAFLRLINSTPALRDYHQAMWLRHTDALARAIREASGMPEGDPACTALAHFALEAPRAARGHDDPRQAVIRAFDLLESGWDALDPGR comes from the coding sequence ATGCCCGAGACAGAGACCTCCCCCGCACCAGTGGCGCCGGTGGGACGACGCGAGCGGAAGAAGGCGGCGACGCGCCAGGCCATCGCAGACGCCGCGCTGCGCCTGTTCCTGGAGCGTGGGTACGACGACGTCGGCATCCGCGAGATCGCGGACGCCGCCGACGTGTCCACCACCACCCTGTTCAAGCACTTCCCGGTCAAGGAAGCCCTCGTCTTCGACGAGGACGCCGACCACGAGGCCGCTCTGCTCGCCGCCGTGCGCGAACGCCCCGAAGGCCAGTCGATCCCGGCCGCCCTGCGTGAGCACGCGCTGGCTCGCCGCATGGCCTCAGCGGGGGGCGATGCGCGCTTCACCGCGTTCCTGAGGCTGATCAACAGCACCCCGGCGCTGCGCGACTACCACCAGGCCATGTGGCTGCGCCACACCGACGCTCTCGCCCGGGCCATCAGGGAGGCCAGCGGCATGCCCGAGGGCGATCCCGCATGCACGGCCCTGGCCCACTTCGCCCTGGAAGCGCCCCGCGCCGCCCGCGGCCACGACGATCCCCGCCAGGCCGTCATCCGCGCCTTCGACCTGCTCGAAAGCGGCTGGGACGCGCTCGATCCCGGCCGGTGA
- a CDS encoding cytochrome P450, whose product MTPRTAADLMRRTAVPEVPGAWPLLGHIVPMLRRPLEFLPATAEFGRVVQVRFGRMPVYVVTHPEAVRELLVPGDIDFTRGRIFEKLVPALGNGIATVSGAEHRRQRRLLQPVFTRERLTAYASIMREAAEEATASWQDGQRLAVDDVMNDLALTALTRSLFKFTASSDTAEAIKDGMQQLTNGLLLRTVLPTSWERIPSPGNIRFRRAMARMHRAIDDVISTYRTAGEDRGDVLSALLAVRDTDGTGLSDEEIHAQVMTLALTGIEAPGAALGWVMYEIGRNPEVAVRVHDEIDTVLDGRPPHFDDLPDLSYLGRVIDEVLRLRTPLVFMRRALSAVRIGEVTIPAGAEIVYSPYLMHHDARWFHDPLRFDPDRWLPQNARHIPKGAYIPFAAGAYQCIGKMFATMELAIVTAVLGARWALRPVPGVTVRELATALVRPSQLPMTVHRRSDDLRSGRK is encoded by the coding sequence ATGACACCGAGAACGGCTGCGGACCTGATGCGGCGGACGGCTGTTCCCGAGGTTCCCGGGGCCTGGCCACTGCTTGGGCACATCGTGCCGATGCTCCGTCGGCCCCTCGAATTCCTGCCTGCCACGGCCGAGTTCGGACGAGTGGTGCAGGTTCGGTTCGGGCGGATGCCGGTGTACGTCGTCACGCACCCGGAGGCAGTCCGCGAGCTCCTGGTGCCCGGAGACATCGATTTCACCCGCGGGCGCATCTTCGAAAAGCTCGTTCCGGCGCTGGGAAACGGCATTGCGACGGTGTCCGGCGCGGAGCACCGCCGGCAAAGGAGGCTGCTCCAGCCGGTGTTCACGCGTGAGCGTCTGACCGCATACGCGTCGATCATGCGCGAAGCCGCAGAAGAGGCGACCGCCTCGTGGCAGGACGGGCAGCGACTCGCCGTCGACGACGTCATGAACGACCTGGCGCTGACCGCGCTGACGCGCAGTCTGTTCAAGTTCACGGCGAGCAGCGACACCGCCGAGGCCATCAAGGACGGCATGCAGCAGCTCACCAACGGGCTGCTGCTGCGCACCGTGCTGCCGACGAGCTGGGAGCGCATCCCCTCCCCCGGCAACATCCGCTTCCGGCGCGCGATGGCGCGGATGCACCGTGCGATCGACGACGTCATCAGCACCTACCGGACGGCGGGCGAGGACCGAGGAGATGTCCTGTCCGCCCTGCTCGCGGTACGCGACACCGACGGCACAGGGCTGTCGGACGAGGAGATCCATGCCCAGGTGATGACGCTGGCCCTGACCGGCATCGAAGCACCCGGCGCAGCTCTTGGCTGGGTCATGTACGAGATCGGCCGCAACCCCGAGGTCGCCGTCCGCGTCCATGACGAGATCGACACGGTCCTCGACGGCCGCCCTCCGCACTTCGACGACCTACCGGACCTCTCCTATCTCGGCCGCGTGATCGACGAGGTGCTGCGGCTGCGCACTCCTCTCGTGTTCATGCGCCGCGCACTGAGCGCGGTCCGGATCGGCGAGGTGACGATCCCGGCAGGGGCGGAGATCGTCTACAGCCCGTACCTCATGCATCACGATGCCCGCTGGTTCCACGACCCCTTGCGTTTCGATCCCGACCGGTGGCTCCCTCAGAACGCGCGGCACATCCCCAAAGGCGCCTACATCCCCTTCGCGGCAGGTGCGTACCAGTGCATCGGGAAGATGTTCGCCACCATGGAACTCGCCATCGTCACCGCGGTGTTGGGAGCACGCTGGGCACTGCGGCCGGTCCCGGGCGTCACGGTGCGCGAGCTTGCGACGGCTCTGGTGCGCCCCAGCCAGCTCCCGATGACGGTGCACCGCCGGTCCGATGACCTCCGTAGCGGCCGGAAGTAG
- a CDS encoding terpene synthase family protein, whose product MDAYLEPDLRLPFSTATHPQAHQVQELTERWCRRFALLRAPGAAATFRALGYGRLMSTLCPCVPLDTMALITDWNSFFFITDDQQNSALTTQRTGRYEELVVAMREIIDEGPHGRHHPRHPLLDALRDLLTRTLPGRPAHWRARFCRNLHLWLSGHLAENSYRVSGTVPSVDDYITVRRDASTVLPTLDLVEMAEGATVTDQLYRTTTYQTLVLGTADIMCWVNDIHSLRMEADDPINLVTVLAHHEHLCTQRAVRAVAARITARAQEHLAAARELPLTLHGLGLTAGPARAAVLRCVRDQQSWAAGMEQWDRTDTIRFADAEVPARGKTASYVEDLLA is encoded by the coding sequence ATGGACGCCTACTTGGAGCCCGACCTGCGCCTCCCCTTCTCCACCGCCACCCACCCGCAGGCCCACCAGGTCCAGGAACTGACCGAGCGATGGTGTCGAAGGTTCGCGCTGCTGCGCGCGCCGGGCGCGGCGGCCACGTTCCGGGCACTGGGCTACGGCCGTCTCATGTCCACGCTCTGCCCCTGCGTACCGCTCGACACCATGGCGCTGATCACCGACTGGAACAGCTTCTTCTTCATCACCGACGACCAGCAGAACAGCGCCCTGACCACGCAGCGCACCGGCCGCTACGAAGAACTCGTCGTCGCCATGCGCGAGATCATCGACGAGGGCCCGCACGGTCGCCACCACCCGCGACACCCGCTCCTCGATGCCCTGCGCGACCTGCTGACGCGCACACTTCCAGGCCGTCCCGCCCACTGGAGAGCACGCTTCTGCCGCAACCTTCACCTGTGGCTGAGCGGGCACCTCGCGGAGAACTCCTACCGCGTCTCCGGAACGGTGCCGAGCGTCGACGACTACATCACCGTGCGACGGGACGCCTCGACGGTGCTGCCCACACTCGATCTGGTCGAGATGGCCGAGGGGGCAACGGTGACGGACCAGCTGTATCGGACGACTACGTACCAGACCCTCGTCCTGGGCACCGCCGACATCATGTGCTGGGTGAACGACATCCATTCCCTGCGCATGGAGGCCGACGACCCGATCAACCTCGTCACCGTCCTCGCCCACCATGAGCACCTGTGCACCCAGCGCGCGGTCCGGGCCGTTGCCGCACGCATCACGGCGCGCGCCCAGGAGCATCTCGCGGCGGCGCGTGAGCTGCCCTTGACGTTGCACGGGCTGGGGCTCACCGCAGGCCCGGCCCGGGCCGCCGTCCTGCGTTGTGTACGCGATCAGCAGTCATGGGCAGCGGGCATGGAGCAATGGGACCGCACGGACACCATTCGCTTCGCAGACGCGGAGGTCCCGGCGCGCGGGAAGACCGCCTCGTACGTGGAGGACCTGCTCGCCTGA
- a CDS encoding InlB B-repeat-containing protein, whose amino-acid sequence MRDLIRRTAIVTALAVTALPALPANAAPLPDGDKRPVVVGIGTLDLHAPQFAQFCGLGPDAIKDDKRTLTMRLAKLPDFDEEHETALAVTGLVMADLDTAGHSLLWVGEVDDDPGSFAYFSIEGACTETTDDDEVTGKADTWNRTYYFDSDSDNPGRTEALEIDPDNLPQPVVPPLDLPDKLPPAKPQSTAPVEPEPRPRAGEKAVIDVAVGYTPAAKQGLKDGSGSGTPSWAWQSREIEDEIQAAVLHMNRALTASGVNAEVRLVHTFEAKGYKGSEAPDVLLKQLEAGQGEMGKLAHDVRDRYGADLVSLWVNVPKDAGEFTAGTGSMPKDEDDGYAKVSAATEKNAYSTIDVFTATGRDPGFAHELGHNMGLWHDQRTLDSQIGPAAKRNGMTAREYMDRLGIPPYAASRGYIAPDARYFTTMAYRITCEPFAKGIDAPDPNCRYAGTYSTPKRMSQGTSPEVLGEDGTADAASVLNRTTPLVAQYRKSKTPAPTPVKLTTKVAPVARAGKVTAKPAGPYKKGAKVSLAAAPGKYWKLSGWLVASAKQGAKSPLALTLDANRTVTATFTCKTATAAGAIGTAWRKAGAEKKKLGCPTGPATRTASRDSRQKFEGGTITLVAKTKKTVVRYS is encoded by the coding sequence GTGCGCGACCTGATCCGCCGTACAGCCATCGTCACGGCCCTGGCCGTGACCGCGCTGCCCGCCCTGCCTGCGAACGCGGCTCCGCTGCCCGACGGCGACAAGCGGCCCGTCGTGGTCGGCATCGGAACCCTCGATCTGCATGCCCCGCAGTTCGCGCAGTTCTGCGGCCTCGGCCCGGACGCCATCAAGGACGATAAGCGCACCCTCACCATGCGTCTGGCCAAGCTGCCGGACTTCGACGAGGAGCACGAGACCGCCCTCGCGGTCACCGGTCTGGTCATGGCCGACCTGGACACGGCCGGCCACAGCCTGCTGTGGGTGGGCGAGGTGGACGACGACCCGGGTTCGTTCGCGTACTTCTCGATCGAGGGTGCCTGTACGGAGACGACCGACGACGATGAGGTCACCGGCAAGGCGGACACCTGGAACCGCACCTATTACTTCGACTCCGACTCCGACAATCCCGGTCGCACCGAGGCCCTGGAGATCGACCCGGACAACCTGCCGCAGCCCGTGGTGCCGCCGCTGGACCTGCCCGACAAGCTTCCGCCGGCGAAGCCGCAGAGCACGGCGCCCGTCGAGCCGGAGCCCCGGCCCCGGGCGGGCGAGAAGGCCGTGATCGACGTCGCCGTCGGCTACACCCCCGCGGCCAAGCAGGGCCTCAAGGACGGCAGCGGCTCGGGCACCCCGTCCTGGGCCTGGCAGTCCCGGGAGATCGAGGACGAGATCCAGGCCGCCGTGCTGCACATGAACCGGGCCCTCACCGCGAGCGGCGTGAACGCGGAGGTCAGGCTCGTCCACACCTTCGAGGCGAAGGGCTACAAGGGCTCCGAGGCCCCGGACGTACTGCTCAAGCAGCTGGAGGCGGGTCAGGGAGAGATGGGCAAGCTCGCCCACGACGTACGCGACCGGTACGGCGCAGATCTGGTCTCCTTGTGGGTCAACGTCCCCAAGGACGCAGGCGAGTTCACCGCCGGGACCGGCAGCATGCCCAAGGACGAGGACGACGGCTACGCCAAGGTGTCCGCGGCCACCGAGAAGAACGCGTACAGCACGATCGACGTGTTCACCGCCACCGGCCGCGACCCGGGCTTCGCCCACGAACTGGGCCACAACATGGGCCTGTGGCACGACCAGCGCACCCTCGACAGCCAGATCGGACCCGCCGCGAAGCGGAACGGCATGACCGCCCGGGAGTACATGGACCGGCTCGGCATCCCGCCGTACGCCGCCTCCCGCGGCTACATCGCGCCCGACGCCCGCTACTTCACCACCATGGCGTACCGGATCACCTGTGAACCCTTCGCCAAGGGCATCGACGCCCCCGATCCCAACTGCCGTTACGCCGGCACCTATTCGACGCCGAAGCGGATGTCGCAGGGCACCAGCCCCGAGGTGCTCGGCGAGGACGGCACCGCCGACGCGGCCTCGGTGCTGAACCGGACGACACCGCTCGTCGCGCAGTACCGCAAGTCCAAGACACCCGCCCCCACCCCGGTCAAGCTCACCACCAAGGTGGCCCCGGTGGCCCGCGCCGGGAAGGTCACCGCCAAGCCCGCCGGACCGTACAAGAAGGGCGCGAAGGTCTCGCTGGCCGCGGCCCCCGGCAAGTACTGGAAGCTCAGCGGCTGGCTCGTCGCAAGCGCCAAGCAGGGCGCCAAGTCCCCACTGGCGCTGACCCTCGACGCGAACCGGACCGTGACCGCCACCTTCACCTGCAAGACCGCCACCGCGGCCGGGGCGATCGGCACTGCGTGGAGGAAGGCCGGCGCCGAGAAGAAGAAGCTGGGCTGCCCCACGGGGCCCGCTACGCGCACCGCGAGCCGTGACTCCCGCCAGAAGTTCGAGGGCGGCACCATCACGTTGGTGGCGAAGACCAAGAAGACGGTCGTCCGCTACTCCTGA
- a CDS encoding NUDIX hydrolase, whose amino-acid sequence MPDQQRNVAVDNGVEIPVPADGEVWAVGAVVLNQDGKAFAQRRSPDRRLFPDCWDVVGGHVEPGETLLDALAREVEEETGWQLRRVRRLLGIATWTGDDGGGTRREADYLVDVDGDLDHPALEWSKHTAYDWFGPDDLARLKENRAPGEGLIHDLIAKALQERPNHPWPENPAGFTSTTSRAQE is encoded by the coding sequence ATGCCAGACCAGCAGCGCAACGTGGCCGTGGACAACGGCGTCGAGATCCCGGTCCCTGCCGACGGCGAGGTCTGGGCGGTCGGAGCGGTCGTCCTCAACCAGGACGGCAAGGCCTTCGCCCAGCGACGCAGCCCCGACCGGCGGCTCTTTCCCGACTGCTGGGACGTCGTCGGCGGCCACGTCGAGCCCGGCGAGACCCTGCTGGACGCCCTCGCCCGGGAAGTCGAAGAGGAGACCGGCTGGCAGCTGCGCCGCGTACGACGCCTGCTCGGGATCGCCACCTGGACCGGCGACGACGGGGGCGGCACACGTCGCGAGGCCGACTACCTCGTCGACGTCGACGGCGACCTGGACCACCCCGCCCTGGAGTGGTCCAAGCACACCGCCTACGACTGGTTCGGACCCGACGACCTCGCCCGCCTCAAGGAGAACCGAGCCCCCGGTGAAGGCCTCATCCACGACCTGATCGCCAAGGCGCTGCAAGAGCGCCCGAACCATCCTTGGCCCGAGAACCCGGCAGGGTTCACAAGCACCACTTCGCGTGCTCAGGAGTAG
- a CDS encoding ricin-type beta-trefoil lectin domain protein: MPRSRHLSASAALTVTALTLSTGLLTVSPAQAATGTITGLAGKCLDVAGAGSADGTAVQLYDCNGTAAQQWTVGSDGTIRALGKCLDVTGNATANGAKVQLWSCGGSANQKWTVTAARDIVNPQADKCLDVTGNSSANGSRAQIWSCTGAANQKWTAPAPGGGSPSAPMAVAPYLYNGWGSPPSPTTITNATGVKWFTLAFVLSNGYCTPQWDGSRPLTGGVDQQTVNTVRAGGGDIIPSFGGYSGNKLESSCSSAGELAAAYQKVINAYGLKAIDIDLEADAYSNPTVQQRTVDALKTVKANNSGLKVYVTIGTGQSGPDTSLINRAASSGLTVDGWVIMPFDFGGAGQNMGNLTVQAAEGLKNALKNAYHYSDDQAYRDMGISSMNGITDQNETVTVNDFRTILGYAQQHHLARLTFWSANRDRPCTGGPADSCSGVSQAAWDYTRVFAQYTG, from the coding sequence ATGCCCAGATCCAGGCACCTCTCCGCATCCGCCGCCCTCACGGTCACGGCACTCACCCTGTCCACCGGCCTGCTCACCGTCTCCCCCGCGCAGGCTGCCACCGGCACCATCACCGGCCTGGCCGGCAAGTGCCTCGACGTCGCCGGCGCCGGCTCCGCCGACGGCACCGCCGTCCAGCTCTACGACTGCAACGGCACCGCCGCCCAGCAGTGGACCGTCGGCAGTGACGGGACCATCCGCGCCCTCGGCAAGTGCCTCGACGTGACCGGCAATGCGACCGCCAACGGCGCCAAGGTCCAGCTGTGGAGCTGCGGCGGTAGCGCGAACCAGAAGTGGACGGTCACCGCCGCCCGCGACATCGTCAACCCGCAGGCGGACAAGTGCCTGGATGTCACGGGCAACTCCTCGGCCAACGGCTCCCGCGCCCAGATCTGGAGCTGTACCGGCGCGGCCAACCAGAAGTGGACCGCGCCCGCGCCCGGCGGCGGCTCCCCGTCCGCGCCGATGGCCGTGGCCCCGTACCTGTACAACGGCTGGGGCAGCCCGCCCAGCCCGACCACGATCACCAACGCGACCGGCGTGAAGTGGTTCACGCTCGCCTTCGTCCTCAGCAACGGCTACTGCACTCCGCAGTGGGACGGCAGCCGCCCGCTGACCGGCGGCGTCGACCAGCAGACCGTCAACACCGTGCGCGCGGGCGGCGGTGACATCATCCCGTCCTTCGGCGGGTACAGCGGCAACAAGCTGGAGAGCTCCTGCTCCAGTGCGGGCGAGCTGGCGGCGGCGTACCAGAAGGTCATCAACGCCTACGGGCTCAAGGCGATCGACATCGACCTCGAGGCCGACGCCTACAGCAACCCGACCGTGCAGCAGCGCACCGTCGACGCGCTCAAGACCGTGAAGGCCAACAACTCCGGGCTGAAGGTGTACGTCACCATCGGCACGGGCCAGTCCGGGCCGGACACGAGTCTCATCAACCGGGCCGCGTCCTCCGGGCTCACCGTCGACGGCTGGGTGATCATGCCGTTCGACTTCGGCGGTGCCGGCCAGAACATGGGCAACCTCACCGTCCAGGCCGCCGAGGGCCTCAAGAACGCACTGAAGAACGCGTACCACTACAGCGACGACCAGGCCTACCGGGACATGGGCATCTCGTCGATGAACGGCATCACCGACCAGAACGAGACGGTCACGGTGAACGACTTCCGGACCATCCTCGGCTACGCCCAACAGCACCATCTGGCCCGGCTGACCTTCTGGTCCGCCAACCGAGACCGGCCCTGCACCGGCGGCCCCGCCGACAGCTGCTCGGGCGTGAGCCAAGCCGCCTGGGACTACACGCGCGTCTTCGCCCAGTACACCGGCTGA